Proteins from a single region of Macrotis lagotis isolate mMagLag1 chromosome 2, bilby.v1.9.chrom.fasta, whole genome shotgun sequence:
- the INAVA gene encoding innate immunity activator protein, translating into MSTMESKDEISDTDSGIILQSGPDSPISPMKELTHAMRKQQRALEQRLELCLEELKKLCLREAELTGTLPQEYPLKPGEKAPKVRRRIGAAYKLDEQTFGREDPLSSLEQELALQLQIAEAARRLYKEENLTKQIRRRRKHAVLQEEKKLRELENSLNERRLSSGCTPLSPATIFRGELSTSDDSSLSDAVLLEEEEAQLPKPVPESPAPPTRSLPPQRLEGLKPAGPEVGGPERSPIQNSPWKETSLDHPYEKPKKSPSEPDSESSSPATTPQDGPNSISPWVLEAATYHVVPIRNIPGQVQGRASAPATPEIQGRRGQSQSLRVDSFRVCPEGRGRSAIPRRRPTHYTVTVPDSCFPSAKHPLSHPVYNSGSEDSSSDVSSISHATSPGSSSPDIFLRPMSPSDQLRSRRTWVSADGRELAAYYPKLLLPSGYFSGGKYVMVADRQQSPAGWELCHLGPGIIYDEDGTPLRYQRLVPSHSRIVRTPSLKDSPAGRGLSKAAVSEELKWWHERARLRSARPHSLDRQGAFRVRSLPPGRESFGRVMARTQQVPMVRVLRRTSDGIPMQVYVPENGEIISQV; encoded by the exons ATGTCCACCATGGAGAGCAAGGATGAGATCAGCGACACAGACAGCGGCATCATCCTGCAGTCTG GCCCTGACAGTCCAATTTCCCCAATGAAGGAGTTGACCCATGCAATGCGGAAGCAGCAGAGAGCCTTGGAACAACGTCTAGAGTTATGTCTAGAGGAGTTAAAGAAACTCTGTCTTCGAGAAGCA GAGTTGACAGGCACGCTGCCACAGGAGTATCCCCTCAAACCAGGAGAAAAAGCCCCCAAGGTTCGTCGAAGGATTGGAGCAGCTTACAAATTGGATGAACAGACCTTTGGAAGAGAG GACCCTTTGAGCAGCCTGGAACAGGAACTGGCATTGCAGCTGCAGATTGCAGAGGCAGCCCGTCGTCTGTACAAAGAAGAAAACCTTACCAAGCAAATCCGAAGACGGAGGAAGCATGCGGTACTGCAAGAGGAGAAGAAGCTTCGGGAACTCGAAAACAGTCTCAACGAGAGGAGGTTGAGCAGTGGGTGTACACCACTTTCTCCTGCCACCATATTCAGGGGAG agctgaGCACTTCTGATGATAGCTCCCTGTCAGATGCAGTACTATTGGAAGAAG AAGAAGCCCAGTTGCCAAAACCTGTTCCAGAGTCCCCAGCACCACCTACCAGGTCACTCCCACCCCAGCGACTTGAAGGGCTGAAGCCAGCAGGGCCTGAGGTTGGGGGTCCAGAGCGTTCTCCAATTCAGAACAGCCCCTGGAAGGAAACCAGCCTGGATCATCCCTATGAGAAACCCAAGAAATCTCCCTCAGAACCGGATAGTGAGTCCAG CAGCCCAGCCACAACACCCCAGGATGGGCCAAACTCCATCAGCCCCTGGGTTCTGGAAGCAGCTACATATCATGTGGTCCCAATCCGAAATATACCTGGACAAGTTCAAGGCCGGGCGAGTGCCCCTGCTACCCCAGAGATTCAGGGAAGACGGGGGCAATCTCAGTCTCTAAG GGTGGATTCCTTCCGGGTGTGCCCAGAAGGTCGGGGTCGAAGTGCTATTCCTCGCCGGCGTCCCACACACTATACGGTGACTGTGCCTGACTCCTGCTTCCCTTCAGCAAAACACCCCCTTTCCCACCCTGTCTACAACTCCGGCTCTGAAGACAGCAGCTCAGATGTTTCCAGCATTTCTCATGCCACCTCTCCAGGCAGTAGCAGCCCAGACATCTTCTTGCGGCCCATGTCCCCATCTGACCAGCTTCGTTCCCGGAGAACCTGGGTGTCTGCTGATGGACGTGAGCTAGCAGCTTATTACCCTAAACTGCTGCTCCCTTCTGGATATTTTTCAGGAGGGAAGTATGTAATGGTGGCTGACAGGCAACAATCACCCGCTGGATGGGAGCTTTGCCACCTGGGACCTGGCATTATATATGATGAAGATGGAACACCTCTGCGCTACCAACGATTAGTCCCCTCTCACAGTCGGATTGTGAGGACACCTTCTTTGAAGGACAGCCCTGCAGGCCGGGGCCTGAGCAAGGCAGCTGTGTCAGAGGAACTCAAGTGGTGGCATGAGCGGGCACGGTTACGGAGTGCTCGTCCACATTCACTAGATCGGCAGGGGGCCTTCCGCGTGAGGAGCCTCCCTCCAGGCAGAGAGAGCTTTGGGAGAGTCATGGCAAGAACACAG cAGGTACCCATGGTCCGTGTACTGAGGAGGACATCTGATGGAATCCCTATGCAAGTTTACGTACCAGAGAATGGAGAGATTATTAGCCAAGTGTAA